One segment of Candidatus Omnitrophota bacterium DNA contains the following:
- the purH gene encoding bifunctional phosphoribosylaminoimidazolecarboxamide formyltransferase/IMP cyclohydrolase, with protein sequence MKVKRALISVSDKTGLEDLVKTLAGMGVEILSTGGTAKFIRSLGVKVAEVSDYTGSPEIMDGRVKTLHPKIHGALLALRDNREHMAEAKKHGIIPIDMVVVNLYPFAKTVAQKTVKLEEAVENIDIGGPSMLRSAAKNFVSVAVLSDPTDYPEVIEELKRTSGSLSEESLSKLAAKTFKRTSEYDSLISGYLSGISAGASGAKQSVFPDKLALEFEKIEDLRYGENPHQKAAFYRNSEKSSAASLTKAKKLHGKDLSFNNIMDLDAALDIVSEFDEPAACIIKHATPCGVALGKDLKSAFQDALDCDKLSAFGGIIGLNKALDEKTAIAIAEAGFIECIIAPSYDKKGLEALTKKKNLRLMEAGDIKSAASGREYNFKKLRGGALFQEVDAQDAAKKDLKCVTKKRPTTDELDSLYFAWKVVKHVKSNAIVISRDKKTVGIGAGQTSRIDSVIIAINKAGERARNAVLASEAFFPKADSIEAAAKAGICAIIQPGGSIADQEIIDAADKFGISMVFTLIRHFSA encoded by the coding sequence ATGAAAGTGAAGAGAGCGCTTATAAGCGTTTCTGATAAGACAGGCCTTGAGGATCTGGTAAAAACACTTGCCGGAATGGGCGTCGAGATACTCTCTACAGGCGGCACGGCAAAATTTATACGTTCACTCGGCGTAAAGGTTGCGGAAGTATCCGACTATACGGGGTCTCCCGAGATAATGGACGGAAGGGTCAAGACACTCCATCCAAAAATTCACGGAGCCCTTCTTGCGTTACGCGACAATAGAGAGCACATGGCGGAGGCCAAGAAGCACGGTATTATTCCGATAGATATGGTTGTAGTCAATTTATACCCCTTCGCTAAAACAGTTGCCCAAAAAACCGTAAAGTTGGAAGAGGCCGTCGAGAATATAGACATTGGCGGCCCATCGATGCTGAGGAGCGCGGCGAAAAATTTTGTGAGCGTTGCGGTTCTTTCTGATCCGACGGATTACCCGGAAGTTATAGAAGAACTGAAAAGAACTAGCGGATCTTTGAGTGAAGAATCGCTTTCAAAACTTGCAGCCAAGACTTTTAAAAGGACATCCGAATACGATTCGCTTATATCCGGCTACCTAAGTGGAATCAGTGCCGGCGCCTCCGGTGCGAAACAAAGCGTTTTTCCCGATAAGCTGGCGCTGGAATTTGAGAAAATAGAAGACCTGCGCTACGGCGAAAATCCGCACCAGAAAGCCGCATTTTACAGAAATTCAGAAAAATCAAGCGCGGCATCGCTTACAAAAGCGAAAAAGCTTCATGGCAAAGACCTCTCTTTTAATAATATCATGGATCTTGATGCTGCCCTGGATATTGTATCCGAGTTTGACGAACCCGCCGCATGCATAATAAAACACGCTACGCCCTGCGGCGTTGCGCTGGGAAAAGATCTGAAAAGTGCCTTCCAAGACGCCCTCGATTGCGATAAATTGAGCGCCTTCGGCGGAATCATCGGGCTCAATAAGGCGCTAGATGAAAAGACAGCCATAGCTATAGCAGAGGCCGGGTTTATAGAATGCATAATAGCGCCGTCTTACGACAAAAAAGGGCTCGAAGCGCTTACTAAAAAGAAGAACCTGCGCCTTATGGAAGCGGGCGATATTAAAAGTGCCGCCTCAGGGCGCGAATACAATTTCAAAAAACTGCGCGGCGGAGCGCTTTTTCAGGAAGTCGACGCACAAGACGCAGCTAAAAAAGACTTGAAGTGCGTAACGAAAAAACGCCCGACAACCGATGAACTTGATTCGCTGTACTTCGCGTGGAAAGTGGTAAAGCACGTAAAGTCTAACGCTATAGTCATCTCGCGTGATAAAAAGACCGTCGGGATAGGCGCGGGCCAGACATCGCGGATTGACTCTGTTATTATAGCAATAAATAAAGCCGGCGAAAGAGCGAGGAATGCTGTACTTGCCAGCGAGGCCTTCTTTCCGAAGGCGGATTCCATAGAAGCCGCCGCCAAGGCCGGTATATGCGCCATAATTCAACCGGGCGGTTCAATAGCCGACCAGGAGATCATAGATGCCGCCGATAAGTTCGGCATAAGCATGGTCTTTACGCTCATCAGACACTTTTCCGCCTGA
- the apgM gene encoding 2,3-bisphosphoglycerate-independent phosphoglycerate mutase: MKKLLYVILDGLGDLPIKELGNKTPLEAAEVPNMDKLASRGKQGFVYTVGEGIAPESDIGVISILGYDAHKYYTGRGPLESYAEGLEVKDGDLAYRVNFATKDASSDRIIDRRVGRNLTTEEATELAKEINQKVKLTSAPASFVFRNTIGHRGVLVIKAKDGKLSAEVTNTDPAYGKEGVFGVAKEKFENIALKCEPTPEYKDSKEAQRAALLTNEFVQKSTAALSDSPVNKKRAGEGKMVGNLILTRDAGDHLPKFPDICKKYNKKFGCFVEMPVERGIALLTGMEIVALPLPSGDLEKDYILRSKKALDVLKDFDCLYIHIKGPDEPAHDGNFKKKLESIELIDKYFFGEILPKLDMANTVIAITADHSTPCAMKAHSADPVPLLVTGGGVAPDGLKAFGESESKKGSLGKLIGPEIVPYLMKLL; the protein is encoded by the coding sequence GTGAAAAAGTTATTGTATGTTATTTTAGACGGACTGGGAGATCTCCCCATAAAAGAACTCGGCAATAAAACGCCTCTTGAGGCAGCCGAGGTGCCAAACATGGATAAACTGGCTTCCCGGGGCAAGCAGGGCTTTGTCTATACTGTAGGAGAAGGCATAGCGCCCGAATCGGATATAGGCGTCATAAGCATTCTCGGATACGATGCCCATAAATATTATACGGGCCGCGGGCCGCTTGAGTCTTATGCCGAGGGTCTGGAAGTCAAAGACGGCGACCTTGCATACCGGGTCAACTTTGCGACAAAAGATGCTTCGAGCGACAGAATAATCGACAGGCGCGTAGGGAGAAATCTTACAACCGAAGAAGCTACAGAATTAGCCAAAGAAATAAACCAAAAAGTAAAATTGACATCTGCACCTGCCTCATTTGTCTTTAGAAACACTATAGGCCATAGGGGCGTCTTGGTTATAAAAGCAAAAGACGGCAAATTATCCGCCGAGGTTACTAATACGGATCCTGCTTACGGTAAAGAGGGTGTTTTCGGAGTCGCTAAGGAGAAATTTGAAAATATCGCGTTAAAATGCGAGCCGACGCCGGAATATAAAGATTCCAAAGAAGCGCAGCGAGCGGCGCTCTTGACTAATGAATTTGTTCAAAAGAGCACAGCTGCATTAAGCGATTCCCCCGTCAATAAGAAAAGAGCAGGCGAGGGTAAGATGGTCGGCAATTTAATTTTAACGCGTGATGCCGGCGACCACCTGCCCAAATTTCCTGATATATGCAAAAAATATAACAAAAAATTTGGTTGTTTTGTCGAGATGCCGGTAGAAAGAGGCATAGCGCTTCTTACGGGTATGGAGATAGTAGCCCTGCCGCTTCCATCGGGAGACCTTGAGAAAGATTATATATTGCGCTCAAAAAAGGCCCTCGATGTGCTCAAGGATTTTGATTGCCTTTACATTCACATAAAAGGGCCGGACGAACCGGCGCACGACGGCAATTTCAAAAAGAAACTGGAGTCAATAGAACTTATAGACAAATATTTTTTCGGCGAAATCCTACCTAAACTTGACATGGCAAACACTGTCATAGCTATTACGGCAGACCACTCTACGCCTTGCGCCATGAAGGCGCATTCGGCAGACCCTGTGCCTTTACTGGTTACGGGCGGCGGGGTCGCGCCCGACGGCTTGAAGGCTTTCGGCGAAAGTGAGTCAAAGAAGGGATCTCTCGGTAAGCTCATAGGCCCGGAAATCGTGCCGTATTTAATGAAACTTCTTTAA
- a CDS encoding TSCPD domain-containing protein produces the protein MDEVFKLSISENAQKVLEKRYLKKDARGEVIETTAQMFRRVARNIAQADANYDKKADIKKTEEEFYSVTSKLEFLPNSPTLMNAGKELQQLSACFVLPIRDSMEGIFESLKSAALIHKSGGGTGFSFSNLRGKNSVVRSTGGVASGPVSFMKVFDAATQAVKQGGTRRGANMGILNVDHPDILEFITCKENNKDITNFNISIMITNDFMKKVEAGQKYSLIDPHTKRPVQELDAREVFELIVKMAWKNGEPGIIFGDRINRDNPTPKVGAIESTNPCVIGDTLVSTEKGLVKMKDLVENYAEGGIRIFTDDRAMDILYGGQEEGSVATLTKLGLSLNTISKAFKTGVKPVMRLVTESGYELIATAEHKVITPEGRVKVKDLKLAKHKILIQPDEGKFNENPMLPFMTQNEYIGENGKTYKLNLPWQWSKELGHVLGWLIGDGWLRDGDENCRIGFTFSQDDKGVLEYLKPIINNFYGFDIKEVLRENNVYHLSYHSKYFVEFFKNLGVKAWNSGTKEVPSSIFTATKEAVIGFLQGIFSADGTTRDNPKSASDWVALSSKSKKLLQDVQILLLNLGIKSTIFDRSRAPRIMFPYTDKTGKKRTYKCDGILYELGIFGESLDKFKEKISFLQEQKMRRLERFRFRKRKPQKFVEAIKKIEYLGKKEVYNLTEPMTSSMIVNGIVTAQCGEQPLLPYESCNLGSINLSLMIKDGGVDWDKMAKTIKTAVHFLDNVIDMNKFPLAIIREKTCENRKIGLGVMGFADMLIRMGIPYDSDEALEKGEEVMKFILEHGTRASEELVDKRGAFPNFEKSIYHEKGKRRLRNATITTIAPAGTLSIIANCSSGIEPIFAVSYIRNVMDNHEMVEVHPIFLEIAQKRGFYSSELMKNIAEEGSLQKFEEIPDDVKRLFRTALEVSPEYHIKMQGAFQKYTHNAVSKTINFPHSATIDDIRNAYMMAYQNGCKGTTLYRDKSREEQVLNIGKVNKEKAGTPAEEKAPSGVSLKPKPRGMVTYGTTTKISTGCGNLYVTMNNDGLGKPFEVFMQMGKAGGCAMSQLEAIGRLASLALRSGVNVSSIVDQLRGIRCPSPSWEKGGGRIFSCSDAIARVVERRMSEVKDPEKDLLKTNAEENSPVDFSMDVESSGEKESATSTKTKEKTGSVVGVCPDCGGALRHLEGCQTCAACGYSKC, from the coding sequence ATGGATGAAGTTTTTAAGTTAAGTATATCGGAAAACGCCCAAAAAGTCCTTGAAAAAAGATACCTCAAAAAGGACGCGCGCGGCGAAGTCATAGAAACGACTGCCCAGATGTTCAGAAGGGTCGCGCGTAATATTGCCCAGGCGGACGCAAATTATGATAAAAAGGCCGATATAAAAAAGACCGAGGAAGAGTTCTATTCCGTTACGTCAAAGCTGGAATTTCTGCCTAACTCACCCACTCTGATGAATGCTGGCAAAGAATTACAGCAGCTCTCGGCGTGTTTTGTTTTGCCGATAAGGGATTCCATGGAGGGTATATTCGAGAGTTTAAAGTCAGCAGCTCTAATACATAAATCTGGAGGGGGAACGGGATTCTCTTTTTCTAATCTGAGGGGCAAAAATAGCGTCGTAAGGTCAACCGGAGGCGTAGCGAGCGGGCCGGTATCTTTCATGAAGGTATTTGACGCCGCGACGCAGGCGGTAAAGCAGGGTGGCACGCGCCGCGGAGCCAATATGGGCATACTTAACGTTGATCATCCCGACATCTTGGAATTTATCACCTGCAAAGAAAATAATAAGGACATAACAAATTTTAATATCTCCATTATGATTACGAATGACTTTATGAAAAAAGTAGAAGCGGGCCAAAAATATTCTCTTATAGACCCGCATACAAAAAGGCCTGTTCAGGAGCTTGACGCCAGAGAGGTCTTTGAACTGATTGTCAAGATGGCATGGAAAAACGGTGAGCCCGGCATAATCTTCGGCGACAGGATAAACAGGGACAACCCCACGCCCAAAGTAGGCGCCATAGAATCCACTAATCCGTGCGTTATTGGTGATACGCTGGTTTCGACAGAAAAGGGCCTGGTAAAGATGAAGGACCTTGTCGAAAATTATGCCGAAGGTGGTATACGCATATTTACTGATGACAGGGCGATGGACATTCTTTACGGCGGGCAAGAGGAAGGCAGCGTGGCAACGCTAACAAAATTAGGGCTTTCCTTGAATACAATTTCCAAAGCTTTTAAAACAGGCGTAAAACCTGTGATGAGACTTGTAACCGAATCCGGTTATGAATTGATAGCAACTGCCGAACATAAAGTTATAACTCCGGAAGGTAGGGTGAAGGTGAAGGATTTAAAGTTGGCAAAACACAAGATACTCATTCAACCGGACGAAGGTAAATTTAATGAAAATCCGATGCTTCCATTTATGACCCAAAATGAATATATAGGCGAAAATGGAAAAACTTATAAACTTAATCTTCCGTGGCAATGGAGCAAGGAATTAGGCCATGTGCTGGGATGGCTTATAGGGGACGGCTGGCTGAGAGACGGGGATGAAAATTGCCGTATAGGCTTTACATTTAGTCAGGACGATAAAGGGGTTCTTGAATATCTAAAACCTATTATAAATAACTTTTATGGATTCGATATAAAAGAGGTGCTTCGGGAAAACAATGTGTACCACCTTTCATACCACAGCAAATATTTTGTAGAATTCTTTAAAAATCTCGGCGTGAAAGCCTGGAACAGTGGCACAAAAGAAGTGCCATCTTCAATATTTACCGCTACAAAAGAGGCAGTTATAGGATTTTTACAAGGTATATTTAGTGCAGATGGTACAACTAGAGATAACCCCAAGAGTGCAAGTGATTGGGTAGCTTTAAGTTCGAAAAGTAAAAAACTTCTGCAGGATGTTCAGATTCTTCTCTTGAATTTAGGAATAAAAAGTACTATTTTTGATCGATCGAGGGCGCCAAGAATTATGTTCCCATATACTGATAAGACCGGCAAGAAGAGAACATATAAATGTGATGGTATATTATATGAATTAGGAATCTTTGGGGAGAGTTTAGATAAGTTTAAAGAAAAAATATCTTTTCTTCAAGAACAAAAGATGCGAAGATTAGAAAGATTCAGATTCAGGAAAAGAAAGCCTCAAAAATTTGTTGAAGCAATAAAGAAAATCGAATATCTAGGAAAAAAAGAAGTTTATAATTTAACCGAACCGATGACAAGTTCTATGATTGTCAATGGAATTGTGACAGCACAATGCGGTGAACAGCCCCTTTTGCCATACGAAAGCTGCAATCTCGGCTCCATAAATCTTTCGCTTATGATAAAAGACGGCGGAGTTGACTGGGATAAGATGGCTAAGACAATAAAGACAGCGGTTCACTTCCTTGACAATGTCATAGATATGAATAAATTCCCGCTGGCGATAATAAGGGAAAAGACATGCGAAAATAGGAAGATAGGGTTGGGCGTCATGGGGTTTGCCGACATGCTCATAAGGATGGGTATACCGTATGATTCGGACGAAGCTCTTGAGAAGGGCGAAGAGGTAATGAAGTTTATTTTGGAACACGGTACGAGGGCCTCGGAAGAACTGGTCGACAAAAGAGGGGCATTCCCTAATTTTGAAAAGAGCATATATCATGAAAAAGGAAAGCGCCGGTTAAGAAATGCAACTATTACTACCATTGCCCCTGCGGGGACTTTAAGTATAATCGCAAACTGCTCGAGCGGCATAGAGCCGATATTTGCGGTCTCCTATATAAGGAATGTAATGGACAATCACGAAATGGTGGAAGTGCATCCTATATTTCTGGAAATAGCCCAAAAGAGAGGCTTCTATTCCTCCGAACTTATGAAGAACATTGCCGAGGAAGGCAGTCTGCAGAAATTTGAGGAGATTCCGGATGACGTGAAGAGGCTTTTCCGCACAGCGCTTGAAGTATCGCCGGAATATCACATAAAGATGCAGGGCGCATTCCAAAAATATACTCATAACGCCGTTTCAAAGACGATAAACTTTCCGCATTCGGCCACCATAGATGACATAAGAAACGCCTATATGATGGCTTACCAAAACGGCTGTAAAGGTACAACCCTTTACAGAGATAAGAGCCGCGAAGAACAGGTACTTAATATAGGGAAGGTCAATAAAGAAAAAGCCGGCACGCCCGCAGAGGAAAAAGCGCCAAGCGGCGTAAGTTTAAAACCGAAACCGCGGGGCATGGTTACTTATGGAACCACTACCAAAATAAGCACCGGATGCGGTAATTTATATGTTACGATGAATAATGACGGACTGGGGAAACCCTTCGAAGTATTTATGCAGATGGGAAAGGCCGGCGGCTGCGCCATGAGCCAGCTGGAGGCAATAGGCCGTCTCGCGTCTTTGGCGCTCAGAAGCGGCGTAAACGTAAGTTCCATAGTGGATCAATTGAGGGGAATAAGGTGCCCTTCGCCGAGCTGGGAAAAAGGCGGCGGCAGGATATTTTCATGCAGTGACGCGATAGCGCGCGTTGTAGAAAGGCGTATGTCAGAAGTTAAGGATCCGGAAAAGGATCTACTGAAGACGAATGCGGAGGAAAATAGCCCCGTAGATTTTTCGATGGACGTAGAAAGCTCCGGCGAAAAAGAATCCGCCACATCCACTAAGACAAAGGAAAAGACAGGGAGCGTGGTAGGCGTTTGTCCGGACTGCGGAGGCGCCCTAAGGCATCTGGAAGGCTGCCAGACCTGCGCCGCTTGCGGCTATTCGAAATGCTAA